The Malus domestica chromosome 10, GDT2T_hap1 genome contains a region encoding:
- the LOC103424387 gene encoding uncharacterized protein, with amino-acid sequence MYGKGSMKRNIHQSFQQHEVPSLNFIDLQALIWLCLCSLPPPPTPFSFSSSLCATSKYGGIGGASHSPRHLSLLKQGPSTLCHLRIHCTSPGSVKLVEHELWQREEKGLIGILHIQDVAEAATLDSVVSR; translated from the exons ATGTATGGGAAG GGCTCGATGAAAAGAAACATCCATCAGAGCTTCCAACAACACGAAG TTCCAAGCTTGAATTTCATCGACCTTCAG gCACTTATATGGTTATGCTTGTGTTCTCTACCTCCTCCTCcaactcctttttctttttcttcttctctttgtgcaACTTCCAAATATGGTGGAATCGGTGGAGCTTCCCACTCGCCTAGGCATCTTTCCCTTCTAAAACAAGGTCCTTCTACCCTGTGCCATCTTCGAATTCACTGCACTTCACCCGGCAG TGTCAAATTGGTGGAGCATGAGTTATGGCAGCGAGAAGAGAAGGGGTTAATTGGTATTCTCCACATTCAAGATGTTGCCGAGGCAGCAACATTGGACTCTGTTGTCTCAAGATGA
- the LOC103424388 gene encoding serine/threonine-protein kinase BSK1: MGCCESKVSEKQPPEKIQTQQLAHNSRNPTHHPNPTSGSDPETGGAPPFSEFSFADLKAATNNFSSDYIVSESGEKAPNLVYKGRLQNRRWIAVKKFTKMAWPDPKQFAEEAWGVGKLRHRRLANLIGYCCDGDERLLVAEYMPTDTLAKHLFHWENQTIEWAMRLRVALYIAEALDYCSTEGRPLYHDLNAYRVLFDEDGDPRLSCFGLMRNSRDGKSYSTNLAYTPPEYLRNGRVTPESVVYSFGTVLLDLLSGKHIPPSHALDMIRGKNIILLMDSHLEGKFSTEEATVVVNLASQCLQYEPRERPNTKDLVATLSPLQTKPDVPSYVMLGIPKHEEAPSTPQRPLSAMGDACSRMDLTAIHQILVMTHYRDDEGTNELSFQEWTQQMRDMLEARKRGDYAFRDKDFKAAIDCYSQFIDVGTMVSPTVFARRSLCYLLNEQPDAALRDAMQAQCVYPDWPTAFYMQSVALAKLDMHKDAADMLNEATALEEKRQRGGRGS; encoded by the exons CTCACAACAGCAGGAACCCGACCCACCACCCGAATCCCACCTCAGGATCCGACCCGGAAACCGGCGGAGCCCCACCCTTCTCCGAATTCTCCTTCGCCGACCTCAAAGCCGCCACCAACAACTTCAGCTCTGACTACATAGTCTCTGAGAGCGGCGAGAAGGCCCCAAATCTTGTTTACAAGGGTCGGCTGCAGAACCGCCGTTGGATCGCCGTCAAGAAGTTCACCAAGATGGCGTGGCCTGATCCCAAGCAGTTTGCG GAGGAAGCTTGGGGTGTTGGGAAGCTGCGGCATCGGCGGCTTGCGAATTTGATTGGGTATTGCTGTGATGGGGATGAGAGGCTGCTAGTTGCCGAGTACATGCCTACTGATACTTTAGCTAAGCATTTGTTCCACT GGGAGAATCAAACCATTGAGTGGGCCATGCGTTTAAGAGTGGCTCTTTATATTGCTGAAGCTTTAGATTATTGTAGTACTGAGGGCCGTCCGTTATACCACGATTTGAATGCTTATAGGGTTCTCTTTGATGAG GATGGTGATCCTCGCCTTTCATGTTTTGGCTTGATGAGAAATAGTAGGGATGGGAAGAGTTACAGCACAAATCTCGCTTACACGCCGCCTGAATATTTAAGAAATG GAAGAGTCACTCCAGAAAGTGTTGTTTATAGCTTTGGCACTGTCCTTCTAGATCTGCTAAGTGGGAAGCACATCCCTCCAAGTCAT GCTCTTGATATGATACGAGGGAAAAATATCATTCTGTTAATGGATTCACATTTGGAGGGGAAATTTTCTACAGAGGAAGCAACAGTAGTTGTTAATCTTGCTTCTCAATGTCTCCAATATGAACCTAGAGAGCGGCCTAATACGAAGGACCTTGTTGCAACACTTTCTCCACTGCAGACCAAACCTGAT GTTCCATCTTATGTGATGCTTGGGATTCCAAAGCATGAGGAAGCCCCTTCAACCCCACAACGTCCCCTATCTGCTATGGGTGACGCCTGCTCTCGGATGGACCTCACAGCAATCCATCAGATCTTGGTTATGACGCACTACAGAGATGATGAAGGAACCAATGAG TTATCTTTCCAAGAGTGGACTCAACAGATGAGAGACATGTTGGAGGCAAGGAAGCGAGGGGATTATGCATTCCGGGACAAAGATTTTAAAGCTGCCATTGACTGTTACTCCCAG TTCATAGATGTTGGAACTATGGTGTCGCCAACCGTTTTTGCGCGACGCAGTTTATGCTACCTGTTAAATGAGCAACCAGATGCTGCCCTACGAGATGCAATGCAAGCGCAATGTGTTTATCCAGACTGGCCCACGGCCTTCTACATGCAATCAGTTGCTCTAGCCAAGCTAGACATGCACAAGGACGCTGCTGACATGTTAAACGAAGCAACTGCGCTAGAAGAAAAGAGGCAACGAGGAGGCCGGGGATCGTGA